Within the Malus sylvestris chromosome 4, drMalSylv7.2, whole genome shotgun sequence genome, the region CATCTAAAAACCTACAACGTTATATATGTAATGTCCGTGAAAATAAATTGTCTTAGGCCATATTTGGAGAGCAACTTACATGTTATTGAATAATAGACAATTatgtggaagaaaaaaaacttatacTTAGCAATATATTATTAGATAAGAGACGCCACATATAAATTCGTTAATTAAGTCCTTCTACATTATCTGAtccattttataaaaataacaattttacCAAACAAACATCTCCAAACATTCAACTGTCTGATTTCAGTTGATTAATCACCTTATTAGCTGCATGGGTGGGACCCTAATGTCCATaagtttattttatatttatacaaTAAACTCTCTCATTTTACCAAAACTATCATTTCTTATCTTAATCTTCGTTCTTATCTTAGACATAATATTGAGTAAATGGGTATCATAAATATAAATGATTCAATGTATACGAGTAAGACGAGCATTATGTTATTTAAGGGAAGCAAAGCAACTAAGTATGATACATGCAATAAACCCCGACAATCATGTGACCCGAACGACTCTCACACTAgatgtttctctctctagtgGGTCTGAGTCTTTCCTTCCCTcggtttctctctctagaaagtcAGGTCATACTGTAAGAGCGGGTATTTTTGCAATCTTATATATTTCAGTTGCTGTTGGTCGTTGCGATTATTTCTCACATTGAAagcctctccttctctctccttcatgtccttctctctctaaaattggCTCTGTACCCATTTCCTCCCTTCTGATAACATTCACAAAGATGCTTGCTTTATGCAGAGCCATGAGCTGAGCTGCCTGCTCTGCCCTTCTCTCTCTGTTGCTCTGCTCTAATTTTGggcattttcttcttttggtttCGTACAATTCAAGTTTGATCAGAGAAAGGAAGGGGAACCCATTGGGGTCGTGCAATTGGTGAGCTTTCTCGTCGGAAATACATCTTCTTACGTAGATCTGCTTTCCTGATctgaaagggagagagagaggggttatTGAAAGAGAATAGTGTTTTCATTTCctgaaaaagtaaaaaagttTCAAGTGATCGCTGGCGAAATTTGGCAATTTGATTGCAGATTGTGGATTAATCTGATCAAAAGTGAGTGAATTTAGTGATTTGATTTGGATGGTTAATCAAAGGCCGTGAAATTGAAGGGCGTTTGCGACGACGGATCCGTCAATAAAAAAGAGTGGGGGATTGTATTGCTCATCAGCTGTTCTGGAGTGCCTACTAAGCATTATCAGGGCCCTGAGAATGGGTTCCTGCTTGTCTGCAGAAAGCAGGAGCCCTCTGCCCGATTCGCCGTCGTCTCCCTCCTGGGGAGTCCGGCGGCGGAAGAGCTCGAAGAAGAGAATGGGCTCGAGAAATTCTTCCTTTGATTACCGCCGGGAAGAACGGCTGCACAGGATTCCCGAGAGAATGTTCTTCAATGGGTCCAGTGAAGTTGCATCTTTGTTTACACAGCAGGGCAAGAAAGGAACCAATCAAGATGCCATGATTGTGTGGGAGGTAAGCTCTTTTACTTCACTCGGTTGTTTTcattttctatatatttttgtgcagcttaattaatatattaattgattGATCATTTTGTATCTGGATGTTAAATTTACCTGTGCAACATTTGATTTCTGATGTCAATCTTCAGCCTTTTGTGTTTCCTGTAATTGTTCTTAAAGAAAAAATGCATTCCTTTTATCCGTTTGTATTAGTTGGCTGCAGTTTGTCCAACCTATTTTTCCGAAAGATATTATTATCCAAACTAGCAAGCCTTAGTTCTGTGGTGGCAGTTGAATTCTTTGTTTGATCGTTTTCCTTAGCTATGGCAAGTCCCTGTTTGCAGAGCAATTGGCTCACCATCATTGTCAATGTGTTCATTTGGCATATATTAACCTTCACTTCAGATagtttgatcttttttttttatccgtGTTTTAAAACTATTATATTTTGTATTCATTCTCTGAATGTTACGTTTTGAGATTTTGCTGTGATATATGTATCTTAAGAGGAAACATATCCAGCGGTGAACAATGTTATTATtgtctaaatttttttaaatatggatTTCAGAATTTCGGTTCGAGAACAGACACAGTTTTCTGTGGTGTTTTCGATGGGCACGGTCCATTTGGTCATATGGTTGCTAAAAGAGTGAGGGACTCTCTTCCTCTGAAATTGAGTGCAAACTGGGAAGTGAACATAGTCAATGATGAAGTTCTCAAAGAGATTAGCCTCAACGCTGCAGGAAGCTTGAATTCAGATGATACTGCTTTTGTATCTGTTGATGAAGATTTCAGGCCCTCCGTGGATGTTGatgaaaccgaaaaaaaccctGAGATCTTTCAGACACTGAGAGAGTCCTTTCTGAAGGCTTTTAAAGTTATGGACAGGGAGCTGCGAACAACACCAAGTATTGATTGCTTTTGTAGTGGGACAACAGCAGTAACTTTGATTAAACAGGTGCTTTCATATCCTTTGCCAACTTGTTCTGagttattgttttctttttggtgaTGTGTTCATCttgatcatgcatgtattgGTGTGTTTCTTAGGGTCGGGATTTAATCATTGGAAATGTTGGAGACTCCCGAGCCGTTCTATGCACGAGAAGAATAGATGACACTCTAAGTGCAATTCAGTTGACTGTGGATCTCAAACCAAATCTTCCAGGTATCACTCTTTCTTCCACCTGGCTCCTCCTCTCTCTTAATAGTTTTCAGTTTACTAGTTTTTCAAATTTGGTTTATGATTTTGGCAAGACCTGATCTGGTCACATTTCCAATGATGCTCGATACATGAAAAAAATTCCAGTTGGGGGTCTGTTTGaagttccaaaaacactttgttCTGTTGTTAAGATGTTCAGATATGAAATATATTTTTCATAGACTTGACCCTGTTTATTTTGGCGTAGGATTTATATTAGAATTATGACTATATTCACATTGTTTTTGTCATGCCTCAGTAGTTTCTGAATCTGTATTGTGAAACTTGGGGCCAGAAATAAtagaaataacttctcataaaCTATAGAGAGTGAATTTTCCTGGTACATTGGATAATGGCTTTCATCATCTACATGCAATAGTATACAGGGAAGGCATACTATGGTCAACTGTGATCTGCTTActagcttcttgtgattaagTTGTTTCTTCTTACCTGCTTTTTCCCTAATCTTCCTCACTAACAGCGGAAGCGGAGAGAATTCGTAAGTGTAGAGGGCGTGTTTTTGCCCTTCAGGATGAACCTGAGGTTGCTCGGGTCTGGCTGCCAAACACTGACTCTCCTGGACTTGCCATGGCACGCGCCTTTGGAGATTTCTGCCTCAAGGATTTCGGCCTGATCTCTGTACCAGATGTATCCTATCGGCGTCTCACAGAGAGGGATGAATTTATAGTCCTGGCTACAGATGGGGTACGTAGCCAGCTAATTTAAGCTATTTACAAAAGATATATATAacatttcctttccttttccccCTCGTATTCCTCGTGCTCTTGGAATCTAAGATTAAAACTTTCTTGGCAGATTTGGGATGTCCTCTCTAACAAAGAAGTGGTAGACATTGTAGCAACAGCCCCAGCACGTTCTTCTGCAGCTCGAGCACTGGTAGAGACAGCAGTTCGAGCGTGGAGACAGAAGTACCCAACTTCCAAAGTAGATGACTGTGCTGTAGTTTGTCTCTTCCTTGACTTAGACTCAAACGCAGTATCAACTGCTGCTAATAACGGGTCGAAGGAGAAGGAGCAGCCTACTACAGTGAATGAGGTAAATGCCGAAGAAGAT harbors:
- the LOC126619388 gene encoding probable protein phosphatase 2C 33 encodes the protein MGSCLSAESRSPLPDSPSSPSWGVRRRKSSKKRMGSRNSSFDYRREERLHRIPERMFFNGSSEVASLFTQQGKKGTNQDAMIVWENFGSRTDTVFCGVFDGHGPFGHMVAKRVRDSLPLKLSANWEVNIVNDEVLKEISLNAAGSLNSDDTAFVSVDEDFRPSVDVDETEKNPEIFQTLRESFLKAFKVMDRELRTTPSIDCFCSGTTAVTLIKQGRDLIIGNVGDSRAVLCTRRIDDTLSAIQLTVDLKPNLPAEAERIRKCRGRVFALQDEPEVARVWLPNTDSPGLAMARAFGDFCLKDFGLISVPDVSYRRLTERDEFIVLATDGIWDVLSNKEVVDIVATAPARSSAARALVETAVRAWRQKYPTSKVDDCAVVCLFLDLDSNAVSTAANNGSKEKEQPTTVNEVNAEEDLSETASLVHSGTVRTAEEILADEEEDEEEGGSKENAADDMNSEPGVEWSALEGVSRVNTLLNLPRFTPTKEDKKVWKKV